A region from the Pelobates fuscus isolate aPelFus1 chromosome 1, aPelFus1.pri, whole genome shotgun sequence genome encodes:
- the HIC1 gene encoding hypermethylated in cancer 1 protein isoform X3 produces MGFREDPQGGQLNTMLDAMEVPSHSRQLLLQLNSQRTKGFLCDVIIVVQNALFRAHKNILAASSVYLKSLVVHDNLINLDHEMVSPSIFRIILDFIYTGRLGDGEPTSEQLFGAVLAAASYLQISDLVSLCKKKLKRNGKYCHVRTTGYSPYGSLARGLRAATPVIQSCFTSTPRPVDLPPVEPVNPINTHCGELYASVSQANQLHQHGLCPPERHCSPLCGLDLSKKSPNRPSAQHHSDGLSASDSREPTISGRPDSPPVSASVLTNHSSYKDQTHPYQKLDSSDQPASHPEPFRTSVTQDTPSRTDTQELMFRWMKHEPLGSYVDESDREKDLERDDKGDNSPLSHQPRYPSIESNEPDDDKSTSEETGSSGDPSPSANMERYHCNHLGYEPESFGDNLYVCIPCGKGFPSSEQLNAHVEAHNEEDLYHKESMDPPVPFLDKSSQGLGDIIRPYRCSSCDKSYKDPATLRQHEKTHWLTRPYPCSICGKKFTQRGTMTRHMRSHLGLKPFACDACGMRFTRQYRLTEHMRIHSGEKPYECQVCGGKFAQQRNLISHMKMHTTGPDGKPKLDFSDSVYAMAKFTADHLGLKQEKAAEILSQTSHFLNDPKTIESLYPLAKFTAEHLGLSQEKAVEVLSQSQHLANDSRIIERFSSP; encoded by the coding sequence GTGGACAACTGAACACGATGCTGGATGCTATGGAGGTACCAAGTCATTCAAGACAACTCCTTCTTCAACTCAACAGCCAGAGGACTAAAGGCTTCCTCTGTGATGTGATCATTGTGGTACAAAATGCCCTCTTCAGGGCTCACAAGAACATTTTAGCTGCTAGTAGTGTCTACTTGAAGTCACTGGTTGTTCATGATAACTTGATCAACTTGGACCATGAGATGGTCAGTCCCAGCATCTTCAGGATAATACTAGACTTCATCTACACAGGAAGACTTGGAGACGGGGAGCCAACAAGTGAGCAACTGTTTGGGGCTGTGTTGGCTGCTGCCAGCTATCTTCAGATCTCAGACTTGGTTTCTCTGTGTAAGAAGAAGCTCAAGAGGAATGGCAAATATTGCCATGTAAGGACCACAGGCTACTCTCCTTATGGAAGCCTGGCCAGAGGGCTGAGAGCTGCCACTCCAGTTATTCAGTCCTGTTTCACCTCTACTCCAAGACCTGTAGACCTACCACCAGTGGAGCCAGTGAACCCTATAAACACTCACTGTGGGGAGCTATATGCCTCTGTATCTCAGGCCAATCAGCTGCATCAGCATGGACTTTGCCCACCTGAAAGGCACTGCTCCCCTTTATGTGGCCTTGACCTCTCCAAAAAAAGTCCAAACAGACCTTCTGCCCAACACCACTCAGATGGACTCAGTGCAAGTGACAGCAGGGAGCCTACCATATCTGGGAGACCTGACAGCCCACCAGTAAGTGCCAGTGTTCTCACCAACCACAGCTCCTATAAAGACCAGACCCATCCTTACCAGAAGCTGGACAGTAGTGACCAACCAGCATCACACCCTGAGCCCTTCAGAACCAGTGTCACCCAAGACACCCCCAGCAGGACTGACACCCAGGAGCTGATGTTCCGCTGGATGAAACATGAGCCTCTGGGAAGCTATGTGGATGAGAGTGACAGAGAGAAAGACCTAGAAAGGGATGATAAGGGAGATAACTCCCCCTTATCCCATCAGCCCAGGTACCCCAGCATTGAAAGCAATGAGCCAGATGATGACAAAAGCACAAGTGAGGAGACTGGAAGCAGTGGAGACCCCTCCCCTTCAGCCAACATGGAGAGATACCACTGTAACCATCTAGGCTATGAGCCTGAGAGCTTTGGAGACAACCTGTATGTCTGTATCCCCTGTGGCAAAGGGTTTCCCAGCTCAGAGCAACTCAATGCTCATGTGGAAGCTCACAATGAAGAGGACCTGTACCACAAAGAGAGCATGGACCCACCTGTGCCATTCTTGGACAAGTCCAGCCAGGGCTTGGGGGACATCATCAGACCTTACCGCTGCTCCTCTTGTGACAAGTCCTACAAGGACCCAGCCACTCTGAGACAACATGAGAAGACTCACTGGCTCACTCGTCCTTACCCCTGTAGCATTTGTGGTAAGAAGTTCACCCAGAGAGGGACTATGACTAGACACATGAGGAGCCACCTTGGACTGAAGCCATTTGCCTGTGATGCTTGTGGTATGCGCTTCACTCGCCAGTACCGCTTAACTGAGCACATGAGGATCCACTCAGGGGAGAAACCATATGAGTGTCAGGTGTGTGGGGGCAAGTTTGCCCAGCAGAGGAACCTCATCAGCCACATGAAgatgcacaccactggaccagaTGGGAAACCCAAGCTGGACTTCTCTGACAGCGTCTATGCCATGGCCAAGTTCACTGCAGATCATCTTGGCTTAAAACAAGAGAAAGCAGCAGAAATTCTAT